Proteins from a single region of Candidatus Zixiibacteriota bacterium:
- a CDS encoding DUF4159 domain-containing protein, producing the protein MFMSLAPIAAAESVNPSRVTIARLKYFGGGDWYWGNSSLPNLINYIKQNTSIPISDDEVRVSLQDDRLFNFPFIYITGHGPIRLAVDEADKLNHYLTSGGFLFANDSYGLRESFVDAMKDVFPDIDPVEIPFTHGLFSCYYSFPNGLPKIHKHDGLPPQAYGWFSEGRLVALLAYESDIGDGWEDPQVHNDPQEVREQAFKMGVNILTWALMN; encoded by the coding sequence ATGTTCATGTCGCTTGCGCCAATCGCAGCGGCTGAATCGGTCAACCCGAGCAGAGTCACAATCGCGCGGTTGAAATACTTCGGAGGTGGCGACTGGTATTGGGGAAACTCCTCGCTGCCGAATCTGATCAACTATATCAAGCAGAATACTTCCATCCCGATATCTGACGACGAAGTCAGGGTCAGCTTGCAGGACGACCGGCTTTTCAACTTTCCTTTCATATATATAACCGGTCACGGCCCTATCAGACTCGCGGTTGATGAGGCCGACAAACTGAATCACTATCTCACATCGGGCGGATTCCTGTTTGCGAATGATTCGTACGGTCTCAGGGAATCGTTTGTCGACGCCATGAAGGACGTGTTCCCCGATATCGATCCGGTCGAGATTCCGTTCACGCACGGGCTTTTCTCGTGCTACTACTCATTCCCGAACGGTTTACCCAAAATCCACAAGCATGATGGTTTGCCTCCGCAGGCGTATGGATGGTTCTCCGAGGGGCGTCTTGTGGCGCTGCTCGCGTACGAATCCGACATCGGCGATGGCTGGGAGGACCCGCAGGTTCACAACGATCCTCAGGAGGTTCGGGAACAGGCTTTCAAGATGGGGGTTAATATACTTACATGGGCTTTAATGAATTGA